A DNA window from uncultured Methanoregula sp. contains the following coding sequences:
- a CDS encoding 2-oxoacid:acceptor oxidoreductase subunit alpha, whose translation MKDVSVLIGGKAGDGINSAGAMIAQLLNHSGYHIYLYFDYPSLIRGGHNFAIIRGAEQDVETCRETVDFILALNQETLNRHDSMKNPGAVVLYNADLVKGTGHGIPVKDILALEKAPEIMGNSAIIGGFAKAAGIGWDTVQAVFTAHIPKESEMNLKVARRAYDMLEPLRPISPCTSPACPLVTGNEAIGIGLLKAGLEAYVSYPMTPSSSLLHFLAGQKDRFGLQVVHPENEIAVILMGLGFSCAGKRVAIGTSGGGFCLMTEGVSFAGMAELPLVIFVSQRTGPSTGLPTYTGQSDLRLVLHAGQGEFPRLIVAPGDVQEAVYWSAAAMNLAWKFQVPAFILADKTLSEGTYRLDPSAVPEIQPGDSPRWDGSSPYQRYSDSPSGVSALAFPGTKDAIIKVNSYAHAGSGITTEEGRDVIQMAEKRLKKERSLAAELEKYPQVSAGGLAGSPDVLLCWGSAKGVCREVASSFGLRFVQPVVLSPFPADAMKKALSGARRILCVEENQTGQLGDLALQHGIVAEKRILKYDGRPFTREELEQKVREALA comes from the coding sequence ATGAAAGACGTATCGGTTCTTATCGGGGGAAAAGCCGGTGACGGGATCAACAGTGCAGGGGCAATGATTGCCCAGCTGCTGAATCATTCCGGGTATCATATTTACCTGTATTTTGATTACCCCTCCCTGATCCGGGGGGGCCACAATTTTGCCATCATACGGGGAGCAGAGCAGGATGTGGAAACCTGCCGGGAAACGGTGGATTTCATTCTGGCCCTGAACCAGGAAACCCTGAACCGGCACGACTCCATGAAGAACCCGGGTGCCGTTGTCCTGTACAATGCGGACCTTGTCAAAGGCACCGGCCATGGCATTCCCGTAAAGGATATCCTTGCCCTTGAAAAAGCCCCGGAGATCATGGGCAATTCCGCCATCATCGGGGGGTTTGCAAAGGCTGCCGGTATCGGCTGGGATACGGTGCAGGCAGTATTCACCGCACATATCCCGAAAGAGTCCGAGATGAACCTGAAGGTTGCCCGGAGGGCATACGACATGCTTGAACCGCTCCGGCCAATCAGCCCGTGCACCTCTCCTGCCTGCCCTCTTGTCACCGGCAACGAGGCGATCGGCATCGGACTGCTCAAAGCCGGGCTTGAGGCGTACGTTTCGTATCCTATGACTCCGTCGTCGAGTCTCCTCCATTTCCTTGCCGGGCAGAAGGACCGGTTCGGGCTCCAGGTTGTGCATCCGGAGAACGAGATCGCGGTCATCCTGATGGGTCTTGGCTTCTCGTGTGCCGGTAAACGGGTGGCAATCGGGACATCCGGCGGGGGTTTCTGCCTGATGACCGAAGGTGTCTCTTTTGCCGGGATGGCAGAACTCCCGCTGGTAATCTTCGTCTCCCAGCGGACCGGGCCATCTACCGGGCTCCCCACCTATACCGGCCAGTCGGACCTGCGGCTGGTCCTCCATGCAGGACAGGGAGAGTTCCCCCGGCTCATTGTTGCTCCCGGGGATGTCCAGGAAGCAGTGTACTGGTCGGCAGCAGCGATGAACCTGGCCTGGAAATTCCAGGTGCCCGCGTTCATTCTTGCCGATAAAACGCTCTCTGAAGGAACATACCGTCTTGATCCCTCGGCAGTTCCGGAGATCCAGCCCGGCGATTCTCCCCGCTGGGATGGCAGCAGCCCTTACCAGCGGTATTCCGATTCCCCGTCCGGGGTGTCCGCCCTGGCCTTCCCCGGGACAAAGGATGCGATAATCAAGGTGAACAGTTATGCCCATGCCGGGTCGGGGATTACAACAGAAGAAGGCCGCGATGTCATCCAGATGGCGGAGAAACGGCTCAAAAAAGAGCGGAGTCTTGCTGCTGAACTGGAGAAATACCCCCAGGTGAGTGCCGGCGGGTTGGCGGGATCTCCCGATGTTCTTCTCTGCTGGGGCTCAGCAAAGGGTGTCTGCAGGGAAGTTGCCTCCAGTTTCGGGCTCCGGTTTGTCCAGCCGGTTGTCCTGTCGCCTTTCCCGGCAGATGCGATGAAAAAGGCGCTTTCCGGAGCCCGCCGGATCCTCTGCGTGGAAGAGAACCAGACAGGGCAGCTTGGCGACCTTGCGCTGCAGCATGGCATTGTTGCAGAGAAACGGATCCTGAAGTACGATGGCCGCCCGTTCACCCGCGAAGAACTGGAACAAAAAGTCAGGGAGGCCCTCGCATGA
- a CDS encoding thiamine pyrophosphate-dependent enzyme, with protein sequence MTPRNLITDAQNTWCPGCGNFTIQHVLKGVLAGMEKEGRSLDDIVLVSGIGCHAKIADYLNINSIYTLHGRTIPVATGVKLANPDLTVICCVGDGDCYAEGLDHLIFAVKRNIDLTVIVHNNRVYGLTTGQYTPTSPLGFRGKSTPAGTAEYPINPLELMLASGATYIARGYTRKQDQLRELILKGISHHGFSFIDVLQICATFFPVADYYGSRVYDLQGHDNGNFDAACRVAREWDYNADSRIALGLLYQRQAPAFDDLMRPAPVSMEEREAAIAALMGSRT encoded by the coding sequence ATGACTCCCCGCAACCTGATTACCGATGCCCAGAATACCTGGTGTCCCGGGTGCGGTAATTTCACGATCCAGCATGTGCTCAAGGGGGTTCTTGCCGGGATGGAGAAGGAGGGCAGATCCCTTGACGATATTGTCCTTGTCTCAGGTATTGGCTGCCATGCCAAGATCGCAGATTACCTCAATATCAACAGTATCTACACCCTCCATGGGAGAACGATTCCCGTTGCAACGGGAGTGAAACTTGCAAACCCGGATCTCACGGTTATCTGCTGCGTAGGGGATGGCGACTGTTATGCCGAGGGGCTGGATCACCTCATCTTTGCAGTAAAACGCAATATCGATCTCACGGTGATCGTCCACAACAACCGGGTGTACGGCCTCACCACCGGGCAGTACACCCCCACATCCCCGCTGGGATTCAGGGGCAAGTCCACTCCAGCAGGCACTGCGGAGTATCCAATCAATCCCCTTGAACTGATGCTTGCCTCCGGGGCAACGTATATTGCCCGGGGATACACCCGGAAACAGGATCAGCTCAGGGAGCTCATCCTGAAAGGAATCTCCCATCATGGATTCTCATTCATCGATGTACTTCAGATCTGCGCCACCTTCTTCCCGGTGGCTGATTATTACGGTTCACGCGTGTACGATCTCCAGGGACATGATAACGGGAACTTCGATGCAGCCTGCCGTGTTGCGCGGGAGTGGGATTACAATGCCGATTCCCGGATTGCTCTTGGCCTTCTGTACCAGCGCCAGGCACCGGCATTCGACGATCTGATGCGCCCGGCGCCCGTTTCGATGGAGGAGAGGGAGGCTGCCATTGCAGCGCTGATGGGATCGAGAACCTGA
- a CDS encoding IPT/TIG domain-containing protein encodes MDDTFWCCAAVTGLLLMAVLLAGCSGEEQPAATTPPVTTMVQAVKYSAGDIVARPAQASGEASYLILGYDRTTDQYERAWVYRNPDGNFGYRPDSRTEKSPRATVEKVYTVKLAHVPVSSIPVITPTVVTVATTIPGSVPLLQKISPNTASKDSTVSITITGSSFWDGATVKLLQTGHTPVKATAVSVVSPLEIDCTFDLAGLDKGMATIIVTNPDGQTGTMINAFSIDTAGPLITSVYPGSLKAGETRQIVIYGQNFQDLTKVTLMQGPALLDCTNPVLQETTKIYCDLAVPAAAKTGSWNLTVINVADQKTGQYIRPFTITNST; translated from the coding sequence ATGGATGACACATTCTGGTGTTGTGCTGCTGTTACCGGTCTTCTCCTCATGGCGGTCCTGTTGGCAGGTTGTTCAGGGGAAGAACAACCTGCAGCAACAACTCCTCCCGTCACAACAATGGTTCAGGCAGTGAAATATTCCGCCGGCGATATTGTGGCCCGACCGGCACAGGCATCGGGCGAGGCTTCGTATCTTATTCTCGGCTATGACCGCACAACCGATCAGTACGAGCGGGCCTGGGTTTACCGGAATCCCGACGGGAACTTCGGGTATCGTCCCGACAGCAGGACCGAGAAGAGCCCCCGCGCAACCGTCGAGAAGGTATATACGGTCAAACTGGCGCATGTGCCGGTATCGTCTATCCCGGTAATCACGCCCACGGTAGTTACGGTTGCAACCACCATTCCGGGAAGTGTCCCCTTGCTCCAGAAAATCTCCCCGAATACGGCCTCGAAAGACTCGACCGTAAGTATCACGATCACCGGGAGCAGTTTCTGGGATGGTGCAACGGTTAAACTTCTCCAGACGGGACATACTCCCGTGAAGGCAACGGCAGTATCGGTGGTATCTCCCCTGGAAATTGACTGCACGTTCGATCTTGCTGGTCTTGACAAGGGAATGGCAACCATCATCGTGACAAACCCTGACGGCCAGACCGGAACGATGATCAATGCCTTCAGCATCGATACCGCCGGCCCCCTGATCACCAGCGTCTACCCCGGCAGCCTGAAGGCGGGAGAAACCCGCCAGATTGTCATCTACGGGCAGAATTTCCAGGATCTCACCAAGGTGACGCTGATGCAGGGGCCGGCACTTCTCGACTGCACAAACCCGGTGCTCCAGGAGACGACAAAGATCTACTGCGATCTGGCCGTACCGGCTGCAGCAAAGACCGGCTCCTGGAACTTAACGGTCATCAATGTCGCCGATCAGAAGACCGGCCAGTATATCCGGCCCTTCACCATCACCAATTCCACCTGA
- a CDS encoding DUF2179 domain-containing protein, translating to MAALVISPEIFAFVIVPLLIFCARVCDMSLDTIRVIFVSKGIKYLPPIIGFFEVIIWLVAIGQVMNNLTNVVCYLAYGAGFATGTFVGMAIEEKLSLGLTSVRIITKEDPADLVKYLRQHNYGVTSIDAEGGTGKVKMVFTIIKRQDLGHVVGIIKQFNPNAFYSVEEVKSVAEGVFPKRNSHFLYRWLDSMSFNAKGK from the coding sequence ATGGCGGCATTGGTAATTTCCCCGGAAATTTTTGCCTTTGTGATAGTCCCGCTGCTGATCTTCTGTGCCCGTGTCTGCGACATGAGCCTTGACACAATCCGGGTCATCTTTGTCTCGAAAGGCATCAAGTACCTTCCCCCCATCATCGGATTTTTCGAGGTTATCATCTGGCTTGTTGCCATCGGGCAGGTCATGAACAACTTGACCAACGTTGTCTGTTACCTTGCGTACGGCGCCGGTTTTGCAACCGGGACATTCGTTGGCATGGCCATAGAAGAGAAGCTCTCGCTTGGCCTGACGAGCGTGCGTATCATAACAAAAGAGGATCCCGCAGACCTGGTAAAGTACCTCCGGCAGCATAATTACGGGGTCACAAGTATCGATGCCGAGGGCGGCACCGGCAAAGTCAAGATGGTCTTCACCATCATCAAGCGCCAGGATCTCGGGCACGTGGTCGGCATCATCAAGCAGTTCAACCCGAACGCGTTTTACTCCGTGGAAGAGGTCAAGTCGGTGGCAGAAGGGGTCTTTCCCAAACGGAACTCTCATTTCCTGTACCGCTGGCTCGATTCGATGAGCTTCAATGCCAAAGGAAAGTGA
- a CDS encoding TspO/MBR family protein, producing the protein MFFVAILLIITIGICLLAGIIGSVFTTAGIPVWYAGLVKPAFTPPAWVFAPVWTVLYILMGISLFLILRSDGKKEYFRISLALFAVQLILNVMWSYLFFGLHSISLGLICLVLLFVVLLCTILMTLRVSRDAGLLLVPYLLWLCIALYLNTSIFLLNPV; encoded by the coding sequence ATGTTTTTTGTGGCGATTCTTCTCATAATTACGATTGGGATCTGCCTGCTTGCAGGTATCATCGGTTCGGTTTTCACCACGGCAGGGATTCCTGTCTGGTATGCCGGGCTTGTTAAACCGGCGTTCACCCCGCCCGCCTGGGTGTTTGCCCCGGTCTGGACGGTCCTTTATATCCTGATGGGAATATCGCTCTTCCTCATCCTGCGCTCCGATGGGAAAAAAGAGTATTTCCGTATATCTCTTGCCCTGTTTGCCGTCCAGCTGATCTTGAACGTGATGTGGTCGTATCTCTTCTTTGGCCTTCACTCCATCTCGCTCGGTCTGATCTGCCTCGTCCTGCTCTTTGTCGTTCTGCTCTGCACCATTCTCATGACCCTCCGGGTCTCCCGGGATGCAGGCCTGTTGCTCGTACCCTATCTTCTCTGGCTCTGCATTGCCCTCTATCTCAACACTTCGATATTCCTTCTCAATCCCGTGTGA
- a CDS encoding AAA family ATPase codes for MPIQHIHVENFKSFSEIDIDLSGFNVVIGSNAAGKSNFISVFKFLRDIARYGIVNAIAMQGGVEYLRNAKIGSAKDLVIRMDYIPDQALDVMDREGHDPPLLGMRACMTSYEFALRFPESGDDFTIIRDRLTIGCEVSACERDGRRILEKKPIGKGELVVSSVDGEVQYAAAIPEGCCLKESDIVPAMFRGKHLPKKTLLLETIYGYPLPHTEKFFDRIAVYDIDPKLPKKGVAITGRRELDEDAGNLALVIHGIIEDPEKKRKFSNLLRDVLPFVEEFSVKKFMDVSLILTLRERYAKSTDLPASSLSDGTIAIFAMIIALYFEEKPFIIIEEPVSHIHPFLVGRLMTMMKEASEKKQVMITTHSTEVVKHADLEDILLISRDSEGFSVISRPGDKEEVRAFLENEIGIEELYVQNLLGL; via the coding sequence ATGCCGATACAGCACATCCATGTTGAAAATTTCAAGAGTTTTTCCGAGATCGATATCGATCTGTCCGGTTTCAACGTTGTTATTGGATCCAATGCGGCGGGAAAGTCCAATTTTATCTCGGTTTTTAAATTTTTACGGGATATCGCACGGTACGGGATTGTCAATGCCATTGCCATGCAGGGAGGGGTGGAGTACCTCCGGAATGCCAAGATCGGTTCTGCGAAAGACCTCGTGATCAGGATGGATTATATTCCCGACCAGGCGCTCGATGTCATGGACCGGGAAGGGCACGATCCCCCCCTCCTGGGGATGCGGGCCTGCATGACTTCGTATGAATTTGCCCTCCGGTTCCCTGAGTCCGGTGATGATTTTACCATTATCCGGGACCGGCTCACGATAGGCTGCGAAGTCTCGGCCTGCGAGCGCGATGGCAGGCGGATTCTTGAGAAAAAACCGATCGGTAAAGGCGAACTTGTGGTATCCAGCGTGGACGGCGAAGTGCAGTACGCGGCTGCGATACCGGAGGGCTGCTGCTTAAAGGAGAGCGATATCGTGCCGGCCATGTTCCGGGGAAAACATCTCCCGAAGAAGACCCTGCTCCTCGAGACCATCTACGGGTATCCCCTGCCCCACACGGAGAAGTTCTTCGACCGGATCGCGGTGTACGACATCGATCCCAAGCTGCCTAAAAAAGGCGTTGCTATCACCGGCCGGCGCGAACTGGATGAGGATGCCGGAAACCTGGCACTCGTCATCCATGGGATCATCGAGGATCCCGAGAAGAAGCGGAAATTCTCCAACCTCCTCCGCGATGTCCTGCCGTTTGTCGAGGAATTCTCGGTGAAGAAGTTCATGGATGTCTCGCTCATCCTCACTCTTCGCGAACGGTATGCGAAAAGCACGGATCTCCCCGCGTCCTCCCTGTCGGACGGGACGATCGCTATCTTTGCCATGATCATTGCCCTCTATTTCGAGGAGAAGCCGTTCATCATCATCGAGGAACCGGTCAGCCATATCCACCCGTTCCTCGTGGGTCGCTTAATGACGATGATGAAGGAAGCCTCCGAGAAAAAACAGGTGATGATAACAACGCACAGCACCGAGGTGGTCAAGCATGCAGATCTCGAAGATATCCTCCTGATCTCCCGGGACAGCGAGGGCTTCTCCGTCATCTCCCGGCCGGGGGACAAGGAGGAAGTGCGGGCATTCCTCGAAAACGAGATCGGGATCGAAGAGCTGTATGTCCAGAATCTTTTGGGACTCTGA
- a CDS encoding rubredoxin, with translation MERYVCMICGHRYDPEKGEPLQDIVPGKEFASLPDNWVCPVCGAEKTLFKKE, from the coding sequence ATGGAACGATATGTCTGCATGATCTGCGGCCACAGGTACGATCCCGAGAAAGGAGAACCGCTCCAAGATATTGTACCGGGTAAAGAATTTGCCTCTCTTCCGGACAACTGGGTCTGCCCGGTCTGCGGGGCAGAGAAGACTCTCTTCAAGAAGGAGTGA
- a CDS encoding FprA family A-type flavoprotein — protein sequence MVSRAIAPGIFWVGALDFDRRIFDELIPLPDGTSYNAYLIKGSEKTALIDTVDPAKEFELISNIVKMGTERIDYIVINHAEQDHSGSLPMVLEFFPDAVVVTNEKCRDLLVALLHIPADRFRIIKDGEQLSLGDRTLEFLITPWTHWPETQLTYLREDKILFPCDLFGFHQASSELFITDTAQAYRSAKRYYAEIMMPFRNSIKGYVERVRALPLAMIAPSHGPIHRDPAFILDAYADWVSDSVKNEVVIPYVSMHGSTQKMVEHLTEELIARGIVVRPFNLTHTDIGELALALVDAATVVVATPTVLFGPHPQVVYATYLANALKPKVKYVSVIGSFGWGGKSAETIVKMLDHLKVEVLDPVIVRGQPDEASMQALDRLAEEILKKHKEINLL from the coding sequence ATGGTTTCACGCGCAATTGCCCCTGGTATTTTCTGGGTGGGTGCCCTGGATTTCGACCGGAGGATCTTCGACGAACTGATACCGCTTCCCGACGGCACGAGTTATAACGCGTACCTGATCAAGGGAAGCGAGAAGACGGCTCTCATCGACACTGTCGACCCCGCCAAGGAGTTCGAACTGATCTCGAACATTGTCAAGATGGGAACCGAACGGATAGATTACATTGTGATCAACCATGCCGAGCAGGATCATTCCGGCTCGCTCCCCATGGTCCTTGAGTTCTTCCCGGACGCCGTGGTTGTGACCAACGAGAAATGCCGCGATCTTCTCGTAGCCCTCCTGCATATCCCGGCAGACCGCTTCCGGATCATCAAGGATGGAGAACAACTCTCCCTTGGCGACCGGACCCTCGAGTTCCTCATCACTCCCTGGACTCACTGGCCCGAGACCCAGCTGACGTACCTCCGCGAGGATAAGATCCTCTTCCCCTGCGATCTCTTCGGCTTCCACCAGGCCTCAAGCGAACTCTTCATCACCGACACCGCCCAGGCATACCGTTCCGCGAAACGGTACTATGCCGAGATCATGATGCCGTTCCGGAACAGTATCAAAGGCTATGTCGAGCGAGTCCGGGCTCTTCCCCTTGCAATGATTGCGCCAAGCCACGGGCCCATCCACCGCGATCCTGCGTTCATCCTCGATGCCTATGCTGACTGGGTCTCCGACTCGGTCAAGAACGAAGTGGTGATCCCGTACGTCTCCATGCACGGGAGCACCCAGAAGATGGTGGAGCACCTCACCGAGGAGCTCATTGCCCGGGGGATCGTTGTCAGACCCTTCAACCTGACGCACACCGATATCGGCGAACTGGCTCTGGCCCTTGTGGATGCGGCAACGGTTGTTGTCGCCACTCCCACGGTCCTCTTCGGCCCCCATCCCCAGGTCGTGTACGCCACGTACCTTGCGAACGCGCTCAAACCCAAGGTTAAGTACGTCTCCGTCATCGGCTCGTTCGGCTGGGGCGGCAAATCGGCCGAGACGATTGTGAAGATGCTTGACCACCTTAAGGTCGAGGTGCTGGACCCGGTCATTGTCCGGGGACAGCCCGATGAAGCCTCCATGCAGGCCCTTGACCGGCTTGCTGAGGAAATATTGAAGAAGCATAAGGAGATCAATCTCCTGTAG
- a CDS encoding desulfoferrodoxin — protein MTKLFEVYKCDLCGNTTKVVHASTGTMVCCGQPMTLQPEKTADAGKEKHVPVVEKSAKGIIVKIGSIPHPMEEKHYIEWVEVRHGENVFIKGFKPGEKPEAEFCIADTNVKARAYCNVHGLWTNKA, from the coding sequence ATGACAAAACTGTTTGAAGTCTACAAGTGCGACCTCTGCGGGAACACGACAAAGGTTGTCCATGCATCGACGGGAACCATGGTCTGCTGCGGCCAGCCTATGACCCTCCAGCCCGAGAAGACCGCGGATGCCGGAAAGGAGAAGCATGTCCCGGTTGTTGAGAAATCAGCAAAAGGGATTATTGTCAAGATCGGCTCGATCCCCCACCCGATGGAAGAGAAGCATTACATCGAATGGGTCGAAGTCCGGCATGGCGAGAATGTCTTTATCAAAGGATTCAAACCCGGCGAGAAACCGGAGGCCGAGTTCTGCATCGCGGATACGAATGTCAAGGCCCGTGCCTACTGCAATGTCCACGGGCTCTGGACCAACAAAGCCTGA
- a CDS encoding TrkH family potassium uptake protein, translating into MHRFSHLATIIADLGDIFVFIAPITALPLVVAVLFAEWGMLLPMASVPAIFLGAGLILRHVPRHDRGVRLSTSLCSIALFWFCCALVSGLPFLLGLHMSFLDSLFEGMAGWTGTAYTMLSSPDTAPHTLIFWRTYMQWIGGIGIIAYSIAVASSTGLFRSKIFRTESRDEPLMPSIMHAGRAIWKIYGILTFLAIGLILFTGLSLWESVNLALSAISTGGFVPHAGGILYYQSPLLELLLLPIMIAGALPFKLYYLILENHRWSLFGDKQIKLFFIILAAGVALLTYDLIFFGNLDLLPAFRQGLFMAVSALTTTGFQVSDIHAWAGVTLLFLAMLTFIGGAVGSTSGGIKLDRVAFAYQALTWWFHRLYVSGKVLLPFKIEGRVIPRSTAELLAAKNMLVILLSVLVILLATLVVIQFNQTLYSVTEIIYSVVSAFSTCGINTGYVSPEMPDISKWIFILVMWIGRLEVIPVIMLFLVMLRGYES; encoded by the coding sequence ATGCACCGGTTTTCGCATCTGGCAACGATCATCGCCGATCTCGGGGACATCTTTGTGTTCATCGCCCCGATAACTGCACTCCCGCTTGTCGTTGCAGTGCTCTTTGCCGAATGGGGAATGCTCCTGCCCATGGCATCGGTCCCGGCAATCTTTCTTGGTGCAGGACTGATCCTCCGGCATGTTCCCCGTCATGATCGCGGCGTGCGGCTCTCGACGTCTCTCTGCTCCATCGCCCTCTTCTGGTTCTGCTGCGCTCTTGTAAGCGGCCTTCCGTTCCTCCTTGGTCTCCACATGAGTTTCCTGGACTCGCTTTTCGAGGGGATGGCAGGCTGGACCGGGACCGCGTACACCATGCTTTCCTCCCCGGATACAGCGCCTCATACCCTCATCTTCTGGCGCACCTATATGCAATGGATCGGGGGAATCGGGATCATCGCATATTCGATTGCCGTTGCCAGCAGCACCGGCCTCTTCCGCTCCAAGATCTTCCGGACCGAGAGCCGCGATGAACCCCTCATGCCCAGCATCATGCATGCCGGGAGGGCTATCTGGAAGATCTACGGCATCCTGACCTTCCTTGCCATCGGCCTCATTCTCTTTACCGGTCTGTCCCTCTGGGAATCAGTCAATCTCGCGCTTTCTGCCATCTCTACGGGAGGTTTTGTACCGCATGCCGGGGGAATCCTCTACTATCAGAGCCCCCTGCTTGAACTCCTCCTCCTCCCGATCATGATAGCCGGCGCTCTGCCGTTCAAACTCTATTACCTGATCCTCGAAAACCACCGGTGGAGCCTTTTCGGGGATAAGCAGATCAAGCTCTTCTTCATCATCCTTGCCGCAGGAGTGGCCCTGCTCACGTATGATCTCATCTTTTTTGGCAACCTCGACCTCCTTCCCGCGTTCCGGCAGGGCCTGTTCATGGCAGTCTCGGCACTCACGACCACCGGGTTCCAGGTGTCCGATATCCATGCCTGGGCAGGAGTCACCCTGCTCTTCCTTGCCATGCTGACGTTCATCGGGGGAGCTGTCGGCAGTACCTCCGGGGGAATCAAACTCGACCGGGTTGCCTTTGCTTACCAGGCCCTCACCTGGTGGTTCCACCGGCTCTATGTGAGCGGAAAAGTGCTTCTTCCCTTCAAGATCGAGGGGCGGGTGATTCCCCGATCAACTGCGGAACTCCTTGCAGCAAAGAATATGCTCGTAATCCTTCTGTCCGTCCTTGTCATTCTCCTTGCCACGCTCGTTGTCATCCAGTTCAACCAGACCCTGTATTCGGTGACGGAGATAATTTACAGTGTGGTTTCCGCCTTCTCCACCTGCGGAATCAACACCGGCTATGTATCACCGGAGATGCCGGACATATCCAAGTGGATCTTCATCCTTGTCATGTGGATCGGGAGGCTGGAAGTGATTCCGGTCATCATGCTCTTCCTCGTCATGCTCCGGGGATACGAGTCATAG
- the cfbC gene encoding Ni-sirohydrochlorin a,c-diamide reductive cyclase ATP-dependent reductase subunit: protein MKQIALYGKGGIGKSTTSANLSAALSLMDLDILQIGCDPKRDSTRMLMHGNFIPTVMDLVRTRGDAAISLSDIVYTGFNGVRCVEAGGPEPGVGCAGRGIIATFQLLEKFGDLKGDVIVYDVLGDVVCGGFAMPMREGYAQEIYLVTSGELMSLYAANNICKAIKRLASRVKSKCRLAGVICNAKGDPREEELVREFAGQVNSTLVAYIPRDRIVQLAELNKKTVLEYDPASRQAACYRSLAKSVMENTSLTIPTPLEIDDLEHLAYRYI from the coding sequence ATGAAGCAGATCGCCCTGTACGGCAAGGGAGGAATCGGGAAGTCCACCACATCGGCCAATCTTTCGGCTGCATTGTCCTTGATGGATCTCGATATCCTCCAGATCGGGTGCGATCCCAAACGGGACAGTACCCGGATGCTGATGCACGGGAATTTCATCCCGACGGTCATGGACCTGGTCCGGACCCGGGGCGATGCTGCAATCTCCTTATCCGATATTGTCTATACCGGTTTCAACGGCGTGCGATGCGTTGAAGCCGGGGGGCCCGAACCCGGCGTTGGGTGTGCCGGCCGGGGGATCATCGCCACGTTTCAGCTCCTGGAGAAGTTCGGGGACCTGAAAGGCGATGTTATAGTGTACGATGTTCTCGGCGACGTTGTCTGCGGCGGGTTCGCCATGCCCATGCGGGAAGGGTACGCCCAGGAGATCTATCTCGTGACCTCGGGAGAACTGATGTCGCTGTATGCGGCAAACAACATCTGCAAGGCAATAAAACGGCTTGCATCCCGTGTCAAGAGCAAATGCCGGCTTGCCGGGGTGATCTGCAATGCGAAGGGGGATCCCCGCGAGGAGGAGCTGGTTCGGGAGTTTGCCGGGCAGGTGAACAGTACTCTTGTCGCCTATATCCCCCGCGATCGGATCGTCCAGCTTGCGGAACTCAATAAAAAGACCGTGCTCGAATACGACCCGGCTTCGCGCCAGGCTGCCTGCTACCGCTCCCTTGCAAAGAGTGTCATGGAGAATACCAGCCTCACGATCCCCACTCCTCTTGAGATCGATGACCTTGAACACCTCGCCTACCGGTATATCTAG